The Microbispora sp. ZYX-F-249 genomic sequence CATCGACGTCATGTCGGCCACGCTGAAGTCGATCGAGGGCGCCGCCGTCGACCCGGGCGTCGACGGGGTGAAGGTCGGCAATCCCGGCGGTGCCAAGGCCCCGGAGCTGACCACCAAGACCAGCGAGAAGGCGCCGAAGAAGCTCGTCGTCAAGACCGTGATCAAGGGCGCCGGCCCGCAGGTGAAGGCCGACCAGACGGTCCTCGCCCACTACGTCGGCAAGATCTGGGGCACCGACAAGCAGTTCGACTCCAGCTGGGAGCGCGGCCAGCCCGCGACGTTCGCCCTCAACCAGGTCGTGAAGGGCTGGTCGCAGGGGCTCACCGGGGTGCCCGTCGGCAGCCGCGTCCTCATCACGATCCCGCCGGACCTCGGCTACGGCAAGGAGGGCAACGCCCAGGGCGGCATCAAGGGCACCGACACGCTCGTCTTCGTCGTGGACGTCCTCGGCGCGGCCTGACACCCGCATACGACAAGGGCCCCTCCCGCCGTCCGGCGGGAGGGGCCCCTTCGTCGTGCGGGCGTCAGCTCGGGATCTCGTAGGGGTCGCCGTAGACCTTCCAGCGCAGCGGCGGATCGAGGTCGAGGTTGCCGTTCCGCAGGAACACCCGCTGGGCCGTGTCGACCCGGCTGGTGTCACTGTGCGCCTCCTCCGTCTTCATCGCCGCCTTGCGGGCGTCGAGGAACGCGTTGAGGTAGGCGATCTCGTCCCCGCCCTGTGCCGGGGTCCTCGCCTTCTTCATGGCCGCCTTGCGGATGCCGCCGAAGCTGACCGCGTCGTCACCCGGGCCGTGCATGACGATGGCGTCGTAATAGACGAACTGCCCGAGTGCGCGCAGGCCGTCGGCCTTGGCCCGGGCCACGGCCGGGTCGAAGTAGACCCGGTCGCGCTCGTCGTCCTGCGCCTGCCGGAACACCGGATCCGCGGCGGCGGCGCGCCAGTCGCCGGGGAAACCCGGGTCGAGCCCCCGGTGCGAGTCGGTGCCGTTCACCTTCCGCAGCGCGGGCAGATACGTGGCCAGCACGTTGCCGGGCTTGCGCCTGGTGTAGAGCTCGACCAGGTCGAGCATGTCGCCGGTGCCCGAGCAGAAGCCGATGATGCCGGCGGTGTAGCCGCGCCCGTCGTCGATGTCCTCGATGTACTTGTACTGGGCCTTCCAGTCGAGGGAGGAGTTCTCCGCGCTGGAGACGAGCTCCATCGCGATCTCCTTCTTCTCCGGGTCGGTGAGGTCGGCCGGGGCGGCCGTGACCGTGACCTTCAGGGGGTCCCCGCCGGTGGCGGCTCCGGCCGCAACTGCGGGGAGTACGGCCGCGGTGGCGGCCAGAAGCAGCAGAGCCGCGCGCCGGGGAGTGCGCCTGATCAGCGGATCTTTCACGTGCGTCGCTCCGTTCTCCGCCCGCGACCGGCCTGCGGCGGGGGAGGCGGGCGGGATGAGCCCTCCGTGAGGGGGATTAGTTAGGAAGGTTTCCTAATGAAAGCAGCATGCTCGCGACGGTGTCAACGGGCCAGTGGGCGGCACGACCTAGACTCCCGGCTGTGACGAGCGACGACCTGGAGTCGATGAGCGTGCTCGGCGATCCCGTGCGGCGGGCGCTGTACCGGTTCGTGGCCGAGCAGGGGCGGGACGTGGGCCGCAACGAGGCGGCCGAGGCGGCCGGCGTCCAGCGCACGCTGGCGGCCCACCATTTGGACAAACTGGTGGAGGCGGGGCTGCTGGAGTCGGGGTTCAAGCGGCTCAGCGGCAGGGCGGGTCCCGGCGGCGGCCGCCCCGCGAAGGTCTACCGGCGGGTGCGTGAGGAGCGGTCCGTGAGCCTGCCGCCCCGGGACTACCGCACGCTGGCGCTCGTGCTGGCGGAGACCGTCGACCTGCTGGGCGGCGAGGAGAAGGCCGAGGAGGCCGCCCGGAGGGCGGGGAAGCGCCTTGCGGGCTCCTCCGGCGCCGGCGAGGCCGCCGATCTCGTGGAGGTGCTGCGTGGGCGCGGCTACGAGCCGTACGAGGAGGACGGGCGGGTGCGGTTGCGCAACTGCCCCTTCCATGTGCTGGCCGAAAGTCACCCGCTGCTCGTGTGCTCGATGAACCTCGCGCTGTGCGAGGGGATGCTGGCCGGTCTGGGGGAGACCGGGGTCGCCGCGACGCTCGATCCGAGACCGGGGGAGTGTTGCGTGGCCTTCACGCCTTCTAAAACCAACGTAGATTGACATAGAATCCGAATATGCATCTCGCCCAGCTCAACGTCGCCCATCTAAGGGAACCCCTCGACTCCCCCACGCTGACCGACTTCCTCGCCGCCCTGGCGCCGATCTACCAGGTGTCGGACGCCGCGCCCGGCTTCGTCTGGCGCATGAAGGAGGGCGATGAGCCCACGGACCTGATCCAGCACGACTACGGACCGATGCTGGTCGTGAACCTCTCGGTCTGGGAGTCTCGCGAGACGTTGTGGAACTTCGTCTACCGCAGCGCTCACCTGGAGGTGATGCGGCGCCGCCGGGAGTGGTTCCATCGAATCGCCGAGCCGTACACGGTGATGTGGTGGGTGCCCGAGGGCCATCTGCCGCCGCTCGACGAGGCCACGGCCCGTCTGGACCTGCTCCGGGCGCAGGGACCGGGCCCGGAGGCGTTCACGTTCAAGGAGTTCTACGACAGCAGCGACGCCGCGTACCTCCCGGCGGCGGCGGAGGTCAGGAAGTAGGCCAGGTCCCCCTCCAGGCCGCGGCCCATGGTCGACAGCCGCACGGGTGACGCCTTCAGCGCCTCGTGCAGGCCGTCCACCGGCACGCTCACGATCTCGTGGCGCGTGGCCAGGGGCGCGGCCTGCTCGCGTATCGCCGCCCCGAACGCGCCGGGCAGATCCGGCACGACGACCCGGGCCGGGGCCAGCGCGACCCGGCCGTACGCGGTGAGCGAGTGGTGCGACACCCCGACGTGCCGCTCGCGGCTGTCGCCCTCGCTGACCCGCAGCGCGGCCACGGGCCGCCCGCCCAGCACGGCGGCGGCGTTGACCGCCTCGCCGGCGGCGACGCCGGAGAACCCCCAGCGGGTGCCGGTGCCGAGGTTGCCCGGCCCCTGCGCGACCACGGCGACGTCGGCGCCGAGCACGTGCCGGGCGGCCAGCAGACCGGTGTGGAGCGTGACGGCCTCGACGTCCCCGCCGAAGGACTGGCCGGTCGTCACCACCCCGCACAGCCAGTCGCGCTCCCGCAGCGCCGCGCACGACATCGAGAACCAGGCCGGCAGTGCCCCGCCGTCCTGCATCACGTACGCCACTCTGGTCTCCGGGGCGTCCGCGTAGAGGCCGCACAGGATCGCGGGCAGGGCGGAGTGCAGGTCCGCGACGACCACGGGCATCCCGCCGACCGAGTCCGCCTCCCGCAGCGCCTCGTGGTGCGGCGACCCCTGCTCGTCCGCGCCGAGCACGGTGGCCTGCAAGGGGGTGTAGCGTGCCTTCACCAGGTGACCGGGGCCGGAAGGATCTTGCGGCAAACGGTCCGGGACGGCCACCACCATGGCGTACCCTCCCGTACCGAGACCCATGGCGAGGGCGGTCGTGTTGAGCAGCACGGTGTCGCCCACTTCAGGGCGTCCCACCAGCGGGGGATAGGCGAGGGCCCGGCACTCGCCCTCGGCGACGGCGACGTCGAGTTCCACCGCCCCCGGCCACTCGCGCCGGAGCCGCACCACTTCGCCCTTGCGCCATCTGATCACGCCGAAAAGGGTAGCGTTCTCGACTGGAAGGGAGGCCCGGATGTCGCGGCGGAAGACCGAGCGGCTGCTCAACCTGGTTATCTGCCTGCTGGCGACGCGGCGGCCGTTGAGCGCGGAGCAGATCCGGCAGGCCGTCCCCGGGTACGACCCGGACAACGACGAGGCCTTCCAGCGCATGTTCGAGCGCGACAAGAACGAGCTGCGCGAGATCGGCATCCCCATCGAGGTCCACAAGGACCCCTGGGAGGACGACCCCGGCTACCGGATCGTGCGCGAGGCCTACGAGCTGCCCGAGATCACCCTGGAGCCGGACGAGGCCGCGGTCATCGGCCTGGCCGCGCAGGTGTGGCAGCGGGCGAGCCTCGCGGAGGCGGCCGGCGGGGCGCTGCTGAAGCTGACCGCGGGCGGCGTGCACGCCGACCTCGCGGAGAGCCCCCTCGAGCTGCGGGTGGACACCCGCGACCCCGCGTTCCCCGCGCTGTGGGAGGCGGTGCGGGACCGGCGCGTGGTCGCCTTCGACTACCGCTCCGCCGGCAGCGAGTCGGTGCTGCGGCGCACCGTCGAGCCCTGGGGGGTCGTCAGCCGGCGCGGCCGGTGGTACCTGGCCGGGCACGACCGCGACCGCGGCGCCGCCCGGGTCTTCCGGCTCAGCCGGATCACCGGGGCCGTGTCCACGCTCGGGCGGCCGGGGGCGTTCACCGTGCCCGAGGGACTGGACCTGCGCGCCATGGTGGGCTACCAGGAGCTGCCGAACGAGCGGGTCGCCCTGGTGCGCGTGCGCAAGGGCACCTGCCTCGGCCTGCGGCACGCCGCCCAGGCCGTACGGACGGGTGAGGGCGAGTGGGACGAGGCCGAGGTGACCTTCGCCGACCCCGAACGGCTGGCCGGGTGGCTGGCCAGCCTCGGCCACGACGCCGTCGTGGTGGACCCGCCGGACGCGCGTGAGGCCGTGATCCGCCGTCTGAAGGGGGCGTTGCAGTGAGCTCGGACCGGCTGCCGCGGCTGCTCGCGCTGGTGCCGTACCTCATGTCGCACCCGGGCGCGCAGGTGCCCGAGGTCGCGCGGTTGTTCGGCCTGTCGGAGAAGCAGCTCGTCGACGACCTCCAGCTCGTCTGGATGTGCGGGCTTCCCGGGCACACTCCCGGCGACCTCATCGACGTCTCCTGGGACGGCGGCGAGATCCTCATCGACAACGCCGAGGCGATCGCCCGGCCGCTCAAGCTCGGCGTGGACGAGGCGAGCGCGCTGCTGGTCGCGCTTCGCATGCTCGACGAGCTGCCCGAGTTCCAGGGCCGCGACGTGCTCGGCCGGGTCATCGCCAAGCTGGAGCAGGCGGCGGGCGAGGGCGCGGCCACCGTGAGCAGCCAGGTGCAGGTGGAGATCGGCGCGGCCCCGGACGCCCACGCGGTGATCACCGACGCCGCCCGGAGGGGCCGCAGGCTGTCGCTGCGCTACTACGTCCCCGGTCGCGACGAGATCACCCCCAGGGAGGTCGACCCGCTGCGGGTCGTGCTGGTGGACGGCCGCCATTACCTGGAGGGCTGGTGCTACCGCGCGGAAGCGATGCGGATGTTCCGCGTCGACCGGATCCTGGACGTCGAGGTCCTCGACGTGCCCGTGGACCCGCCCGCCGGGGCCGAGCCGATGGACGTGACCCAGGGCGTGTTCCGGCCGTCGGACAGCGACGAGCTGGTCGAGCTGGAGCTGACCCCGGCGGGTCGCTGGGTGGCCGAGTACTACCCCTGTGAGGAGGTCGCCGAGCTGGGCGAGGGGCGTCTGCGCGTCTCGCTGCGGGCCCGCGACCAGTCCTGGCTGGTACGGCTCGCGCTCCGGCTGGGCGACAGCGGCCGTGTGCTGTCCCCCTCGTCGCTCGCCGAGCGGGTGACGGCCACCGCCAGGCAGGCGCTGGCCAACTACGAGACGGTGTGACGCCCGGATGGACGCTATGACGTGGATCTTCGTCCTGGTCGGGGTCGCGGTGGCGGGCATCGCCGCCCTCGCGTGGCCCGCGGCCCGGGTGCTGACCGCGGCGCGGGAGCTGCGCGCCGAGGTCGACCGTGCCAAGGGACGGTTCGGAATGTCCGAATAGCGGGATTTTGCCCACGAATGATGTGATTTTGAAGCTCCCGGACAGGTGAACTTAGGCGCGTGGTGCGCGTACGATCGAGGAGTAGTACCCACGGCCCTCGCGGTAAGGACACGACATGCCCAACCTCGGACCCATGGAATGGATCCTGATCCTCCTGGTTCTGATCCTTCTTTTCGGCGCCAAGAAGCTCCCGGACACCGCGAAGGCCCTGGGGCAGTCGCTGCGCATGTTCAAGAAGGAGACCAGCAAGATGAGCGAGGAGGACGAGGCGCGGCAGACCGTCAAGGCGCAGGCCGAGCCCGTCGCCCCGCCGGCGGCGCAGATCCCGCCCGCCACCCCGTCCGTCGAGGAGCGGCTGCGTACGCTTGAGGAGGAGAACCGGAAGCTGCGCGAGAGCCAGCAGCCGGTGAGCTCGCAGAACGAGCAGCGCCCCAACTAGGGCGCCCCCGCCGCCTCACACCCCACCGAGCCCAGGACGAGCTAGATGGCCCTGTTGAAACGGTCGACTCCCGCCACGCCGCCCGTCTCGCCGGAGGACGGGCGGATGACGCTCATGGAGCACATCCGCGAGCTGCGCAACCGGCTGATCAAGGCCATTCTGGCGGTGGTCGTAGGGACCGCCGTCGGGTTCGTCTACTTCGAGCCCATCTGGAACTTCCTGAAGCAGCCGTACTGCCGGCTGCCCCAGGCCCACCAGCTCAACAAGGACCAGTGCACGCTCGTCGTGAACGGAGTCTTCGACTCCTTCTTCGTGAACCTCAAGGTCGCCGTGATCTTCGGCGTGGTGGTCTCGGCCATCTTCTGGATCTATCAGCTCTGGGCGTTCGTGACGCCGGGCCTGTACCAGAACGAGCGCCGTTACACCGTCGCGTTCCTCGGGCTCTCCGTCCCGCTGTTCGCCGCCGGCTCGGGCCTCGCCTACGTCACGATGGACAAGGGCCTGTCGCTGCTGCTGAGCTTCGCCCCCGAGGGCACGCTGACGCTGGTGAGCATCAACGAGTACCTCAGCTTCGCGCTCGCGATGCTGATCATCTTCGGCATCTCCTTCCTGATGCCGTTGCTGTTGGTGTTCCTCAACGTCATCGGGGTGCTCCGGTTCAAGACGGTGTCCAAGCACACCCGCATGGTCGTGTTCCTGATGTTCGTCTTCGCGGCCGTCGCGACGCCGAGCCAGGACCCCGTGACCATGCTGGCCCTGGCGCTCCCCATGGTCGCGCTGTTCTTCGTCGCGATGGCGTTCATGTACTTCCACGACAAGAAGCGCGACATCGCCGACGCGGAGCACGCGCGGGCCATCGAGGAGGAGCTCGACGGGCCGTCGGCCGCGGAGGGCACCGCGGACTCGGTCGACGCCAGAGACTGACAGAACATCCCTCTGGTGCCGCTGGCCGGGCGGCGGTAGGTTCCGCTCATGGCCGATGAGATCGTCGTCCTGGTCAATCCCGCCGCCCGCGGCGGTCGTACGCTGCGCCTGCTCGACCCGGTGCTGCGGCGGCTGCGGGCCGGCGGCCGCCCGGTGTCGGTGATCGTCGGGACCTCGGCCGCCGACGCGCTCGCCCGGGCCCACGCGGCCGTCGCCGGGGAGCCGGCGGCGCTCGTCGCCTACGGCGGTGACGGCCTGGTCCATCTGGCCGTGCAGGCCGTGGCGGGGACCGCGGTGCCGCTCGGGATCGTGCCCGCCGGGACCGGCAACGACATCGCCGACGCCCTCGGCATCCCTCGCAGGGATCCCCTCGCCGCCGCGGACATCGTGACCGCGGGCGCCTGCCGGACGGTCG encodes the following:
- the tatC gene encoding twin-arginine translocase subunit TatC, coding for MALLKRSTPATPPVSPEDGRMTLMEHIRELRNRLIKAILAVVVGTAVGFVYFEPIWNFLKQPYCRLPQAHQLNKDQCTLVVNGVFDSFFVNLKVAVIFGVVVSAIFWIYQLWAFVTPGLYQNERRYTVAFLGLSVPLFAAGSGLAYVTMDKGLSLLLSFAPEGTLTLVSINEYLSFALAMLIIFGISFLMPLLLVFLNVIGVLRFKTVSKHTRMVVFLMFVFAAVATPSQDPVTMLALALPMVALFFVAMAFMYFHDKKRDIADAEHARAIEEELDGPSAAEGTADSVDARD
- a CDS encoding chitosanase, translated to MKDPLIRRTPRRAALLLLAATAAVLPAVAAGAATGGDPLKVTVTAAPADLTDPEKKEIAMELVSSAENSSLDWKAQYKYIEDIDDGRGYTAGIIGFCSGTGDMLDLVELYTRRKPGNVLATYLPALRKVNGTDSHRGLDPGFPGDWRAAAADPVFRQAQDDERDRVYFDPAVARAKADGLRALGQFVYYDAIVMHGPGDDAVSFGGIRKAAMKKARTPAQGGDEIAYLNAFLDARKAAMKTEEAHSDTSRVDTAQRVFLRNGNLDLDPPLRWKVYGDPYEIPS
- a CDS encoding helix-turn-helix transcriptional regulator gives rise to the protein MSRRKTERLLNLVICLLATRRPLSAEQIRQAVPGYDPDNDEAFQRMFERDKNELREIGIPIEVHKDPWEDDPGYRIVREAYELPEITLEPDEAAVIGLAAQVWQRASLAEAAGGALLKLTAGGVHADLAESPLELRVDTRDPAFPALWEAVRDRRVVAFDYRSAGSESVLRRTVEPWGVVSRRGRWYLAGHDRDRGAARVFRLSRITGAVSTLGRPGAFTVPEGLDLRAMVGYQELPNERVALVRVRKGTCLGLRHAAQAVRTGEGEWDEAEVTFADPERLAGWLASLGHDAVVVDPPDAREAVIRRLKGALQ
- a CDS encoding helix-turn-helix transcriptional regulator, coding for MTSDDLESMSVLGDPVRRALYRFVAEQGRDVGRNEAAEAAGVQRTLAAHHLDKLVEAGLLESGFKRLSGRAGPGGGRPAKVYRRVREERSVSLPPRDYRTLALVLAETVDLLGGEEKAEEAARRAGKRLAGSSGAGEAADLVEVLRGRGYEPYEEDGRVRLRNCPFHVLAESHPLLVCSMNLALCEGMLAGLGETGVAATLDPRPGECCVAFTPSKTNVD
- a CDS encoding DUF3291 domain-containing protein, giving the protein MHLAQLNVAHLREPLDSPTLTDFLAALAPIYQVSDAAPGFVWRMKEGDEPTDLIQHDYGPMLVVNLSVWESRETLWNFVYRSAHLEVMRRRREWFHRIAEPYTVMWWVPEGHLPPLDEATARLDLLRAQGPGPEAFTFKEFYDSSDAAYLPAAAEVRK
- the tatA gene encoding Sec-independent protein translocase subunit TatA, encoding MPNLGPMEWILILLVLILLFGAKKLPDTAKALGQSLRMFKKETSKMSEEDEARQTVKAQAEPVAPPAAQIPPATPSVEERLRTLEEENRKLRESQQPVSSQNEQRPN
- a CDS encoding helix-turn-helix transcriptional regulator — encoded protein: MSSDRLPRLLALVPYLMSHPGAQVPEVARLFGLSEKQLVDDLQLVWMCGLPGHTPGDLIDVSWDGGEILIDNAEAIARPLKLGVDEASALLVALRMLDELPEFQGRDVLGRVIAKLEQAAGEGAATVSSQVQVEIGAAPDAHAVITDAARRGRRLSLRYYVPGRDEITPREVDPLRVVLVDGRHYLEGWCYRAEAMRMFRVDRILDVEVLDVPVDPPAGAEPMDVTQGVFRPSDSDELVELELTPAGRWVAEYYPCEEVAELGEGRLRVSLRARDQSWLVRLALRLGDSGRVLSPSSLAERVTATARQALANYETV
- a CDS encoding DUF3866 family protein, giving the protein MIRWRKGEVVRLRREWPGAVELDVAVAEGECRALAYPPLVGRPEVGDTVLLNTTALAMGLGTGGYAMVVAVPDRLPQDPSGPGHLVKARYTPLQATVLGADEQGSPHHEALREADSVGGMPVVVADLHSALPAILCGLYADAPETRVAYVMQDGGALPAWFSMSCAALRERDWLCGVVTTGQSFGGDVEAVTLHTGLLAARHVLGADVAVVAQGPGNLGTGTRWGFSGVAAGEAVNAAAVLGGRPVAALRVSEGDSRERHVGVSHHSLTAYGRVALAPARVVVPDLPGAFGAAIREQAAPLATRHEIVSVPVDGLHEALKASPVRLSTMGRGLEGDLAYFLTSAAAGRYAASLLS